From Trichoderma atroviride chromosome 1, complete sequence, one genomic window encodes:
- a CDS encoding uncharacterized protein (EggNog:ENOG41~MEROPS:MER0033188~SECRETED:SignalP(1-22)), protein MRVSRPLELACALVCSATVVSAQSPQVNLGYATYQGSTSGGINKFLGMRYGAAPTGSLRWKAPTAPPTVSGVQSATQFGDVCMATNAGTNPQGESEDCLFVNVWAPSGAGANSKLPVWVFIQGGGFESLASAGTDGSGVVANSGNKIVLVTLNYRVGIFGFLASSEIQANGVPNAGLYDQQAALKWVQQHIAQFGGDPAHVIIHGQSAGAEAASLQLLANGGQNQGLFVGAMFESLPEITQPKVSEIQFQYDALVSNAGCGSSSDSLSCLRGLSTTALQQFNVPIVYPGRPNSPNYPYVPCVDGVFLQTGAYEAFQSGKFVKVPMFFGSVTDEGTTLGAPNASSPEEIETFFQNNYPRLSSQNTSAIIAQYPQNIEPAFNGHAAWFPAAELAYGDVLVTCHGLNFGKYFIQAGQPVWAYRFNVLTQSNIQSGVGVPHGFDLGAVFGGGYDNSNLTNIDQLQGYYISFVRSLNPNTFAFSGSPSWPQWNGQAGGSRIVVNNNNTVVEAVPQAQMSRCAFWESLASELEI, encoded by the exons ATGCGCGTATCTCGGCCTTTGGAGTTGGCTTGTGCCCTGGTGTGCTCTGCCACAGTTGTCAGTGCTCAGTCACCACAGGTGAACTTGGGATATGCCACATACCAAGGCTCAACATCCGGTGGAATCAACAAGTTCTTGGGCATGCGATATGGAGCAGCCCCAACCGGAAGCTTGAGATGGAAGGCTCCAACTGCCCCTCCCACAGTCTCTGGAGTCCAGTCCGCTACCCAG TTTGGAGATGTTTGCATGGCTACCAATGCTGGAACAAATCCACAAGGCGAAAGCGAAGACTGCCTTTTTGTCAACGTTTGGGCCCCTTCGGGTGCTGGTGCCAACTCCAAGCTCCCTGTTTGGGTTTTCATTCAGGGAGGAGGCTTTGAGAGCTTGGCTTCTGCAGGAACGGATGGAAGTGGCGTGGTGGCCAACTCTGGAAACAAAATTGTGCTTGTGACACTAAACTATCGCGTGGGTATCTTTGGCTTCCTTGCCAGCTCAGAGATTCAGGCCAACGGAGTGCCCAATGCCGGCTTATACGACCAGCAGGCTGCCTTGAAGTGGGTGCAGCAGCACATTGCTCAGTTTGGTGGCGACCCTGCCCATGTCATCATTCATGGACAGAGTGCAGGTGCCGAGGCTGCGTCGTTGCAACTTCTCGCCAACGGAGGCCAAAATCAGGGTCTTTTCGTTGGAGCCATGTTCGAGTCGCTCCCAGAGATCACTCAGCCCAAAGTGTCGGAGATTCAGTTCCAATATGATGCCCTCGTCAGCAATGCCGGATGCGGTTCCAGTTCCGACTCGCTATCATGCCTTCGTGGCCTCAGCACcacggcgctgcagcagttCAACGTACCCATCGTCTATCCGGGCCGACCTAATTCTCCCAATTACCCATATGTGCCATGCGTCGATGGCGTGTTTCTCCAGACTGGCGCCTATGAGGCTTTCCAGAGTGGCAAGTTTGTCAAAGTTCCAATGTTCTTCGGCAGTGTCACGGATGAAGGGACGACTTTGGGTGCCCCCAACGCGTCGTCACCTGAAGAGATTGAAACATTCTTCCAAAACAACTACCCTCGTTTGTCGAGCCAAAACACATCTGCAATTATTGCGCAGTATCCCCAGAATATTGAGCCTGCTTTCAATGGCCATGCGGCCTGGTTCCCAGCAGCGGAACTTGCCTATGGTGATGTGCTCGTAACCTGCCACGGGCTCAACTTTGGCAAATATTTCATACAGGCTGGGCAGCCCGTCTGGGCCTACCGCTTCAATGTATTGACACAGAGCAATATTCAGAGCGGAGTTGGTGTTCCCCATGGATTTGATCTGGGAGCAGTCTTTGGAGGCGGTTATGACAACTCCAACCTGACCAACATTGATCAGCTGCAGGGCTATTACATCTCCTTTGTTCGGTCACTGAATCCAAACACGTTTGCATTTTCCGGGTCTCCATCGTGGCCACAGTGGAACGGACAAGCAGGAGGGTCGAGGATTGTagtcaacaacaacaacacagTTGTTGAGGCTGTCCCACAGGCGCAAATGAGTCGATGTGCGTTCTGGGAGAGCCTAGCTTCCGAGTTAGAGATTTAG